Proteins encoded by one window of Mauremys mutica isolate MM-2020 ecotype Southern chromosome 25, ASM2049712v1, whole genome shotgun sequence:
- the LOC123356262 gene encoding alanyl-tRNA editing protein Aarsd1-like isoform X3, with translation MARVSCLPRQPAKTLWYDRPRYVFLEFCVEDSTDVKVDIDDHRVVFSCKNADGVEMYNEINLYTRVNSKDSQQKRSDRSITCFIRKWKEKVAWPRLTKENIKPVWLFVDFDNWRDWEGDEEAEMAMAEQYAELLQKVTVKGTPPAMDDLDFTTRVASCRPAELPAEGGAKETLRGFHVVLEDTILFPEGGGQPDDRGLIADIPVLRVTRQGPAAVHFVQTPLEPGSEVLLTVDWDRRFDHMQQHSGQHLITALADLMFGFKTTSWELGHQRTVIELDTPSVTAEQVEALEKNVNEKIRARIPVVVREHSEDDPEIETVRRRGLPENHTGPVRIISIEGIDDNMCCGTHVSNLSDLQVIKLLGTEKGKKNKTNLVFLAGNRVLKSVERSHSIEKALTSLLKNGAEEHVEAVKRLQNSVKLLQKNNLNLLRDLAVLTAQNFKSNPGRVFVLHRKDGDSEFMNIIANEIGTEDTLLFLTVGDEKAAGLFLLAGPSEVVEKLGPRVAELLEGKGAGKRDRFQGKATRMSRRAEVQALLQDFIGHQTLEE, from the exons ATGGCGAG GGTCTCTTGTTTGCCAAGGCAACCTGCAAAAACGCTGTGGTACGACCGCCCGCGGTACGTCTTCCTGGAGTTCTGCGTGGAGGACAGCACAGACGTTAAAGTCGACATTGACGACCACCGGGTGGTGTTCAG CTGTAAAAATGCAGACGGCGTGGAGATGTACAACGAGATCAACCTGTACACCAGGGTGAACTCCAAA GACTCGCAGCAGAAGCGCTCTGACCGTTCCATTACCTGCTTCATAAGGAAGtggaaggagaaggtggcatgGCCGCGCCTCACCAAGGAGAACATCAAG CCAGTCTGGCTGTTTGTGGACTTTGATAACTGGCGAGACTGGGAAGGGGATGAGGAGGCAGAAATGGCCATGGCTGAGCAGTACGCAGAG CTCCTGCAGAAGGTCACTGTTAAAGGCACACCCCCTGCAATGGACGACCTGGAT TTCACCACCAGGGTCGCGTCGTGCCGCCCCGCGGAGCTGCCGGCCGAAGGCGGCGCGAAGGAGACGCTGCGGGGCTTCCACGTGGTGCTGGAGGACACGATTCTCTTCCCCGAGGGCGGGGGCCAG CCCGACGACCGGGGACTCATCGCCGACATCCCCGTGCTCCGCGTGACCCGGCAGGGCCCGGCCGCTGTCCACTTCGTGCAGACGCCGCTGGAGCCGGGCAGCGAGGTGCTGCTGACGGTGGACTGGGACCGGCGGTTTGACCACATGCAGCAGCACTCAG GGCAGCATCTCATCACTGCCCTTGCAGATCTGATGTTTGGATTCAAAACAACTTCATG GGAGCTAGGCCATCAGCGCACTGTCATCGAGCTGGACACACCTTCGGTGACAGCAGAACAGGTGGAGGCTCTAGAGAAGAATGTGAATGAGAAGATCCGGGCCCGTATTCCTGTGGTGGTGAGGGAGCACTCTGAGGATGACCCAGAGATTGAGACG GTGAGACGCCGCGGTCTGCCCGAGAACCACACAGGGCCAGTGCGTATCATAAGCATCGAGGGCATAGACGACAACATGTGCTGCGGGACTCACGTCTCCAACTTAAGTGACCTGCAG GTTATTAAGCTCCTTGgcacagaaaagggaaaaaagaacaaaaccaacTTGGTCTTTCTGGCAGGAAATAGAGTACTGAAGTCTGTCGAGCGAAGTCACAGCATCGAGAAGGCACTAACCTCGCTGCTTAA AAATGgagcagaggagcacgtggaggCTGTGAAGAGGCTGCAGAATTCTGTGAAGCTGCTTCAGAAG AACAACTTGAACTTGCTTAGAGACCTCGCTGTTTTGACAGCACAGAACTTCAAAAGCAATCCAGGCCGAGTGTTTGTGTTGCACAG GAAAGACGGTGACTCTGAGTTCATGAATATCATCGCCAATGAGATCGGGACAGAG GACACCCTGCTCTTCCTGACTGTGGGAGACGAGAAGGCAGCTGGGCTCTTCCTCCTGGCTGGGCCCAGTGAAGTGGTTGAAAAATTAGGCCCCAG AGTGGCGGAACTGCTGGAAGGCAAAGGAGCCGGGAAACGGGACCGCTTCCAAGGCAAGGCGACCAGGATGAGCAGGCGAGCAGAGGTGCAGGCCCTGCTCCAGGACTTCATTGGCCACCAGACCCTGGAGGAGTAA
- the LOC123356262 gene encoding putative protein PTGES3L isoform X2 translates to MARVSCLPRQPAKTLWYDRPRYVFLEFCVEDSTDVKVDIDDHRVVFSCKNADGVEMYNEINLYTRVNSKDSQQKRSDRSITCFIRKWKEKVAWPRLTKENIKPVWLFVDFDNWRDWEGDEEAEMAMAEQYAELLQKVTVKGTPPAMDDLDDDI, encoded by the exons ATGGCGAG GGTCTCTTGTTTGCCAAGGCAACCTGCAAAAACGCTGTGGTACGACCGCCCGCGGTACGTCTTCCTGGAGTTCTGCGTGGAGGACAGCACAGACGTTAAAGTCGACATTGACGACCACCGGGTGGTGTTCAG CTGTAAAAATGCAGACGGCGTGGAGATGTACAACGAGATCAACCTGTACACCAGGGTGAACTCCAAA GACTCGCAGCAGAAGCGCTCTGACCGTTCCATTACCTGCTTCATAAGGAAGtggaaggagaaggtggcatgGCCGCGCCTCACCAAGGAGAACATCAAG CCAGTCTGGCTGTTTGTGGACTTTGATAACTGGCGAGACTGGGAAGGGGATGAGGAGGCAGAAATGGCCATGGCTGAGCAGTACGCAGAG CTCCTGCAGAAGGTCACTGTTAAAGGCACACCCCCTGCAATGGACGACCTGGAT GATGACATTTGA
- the LOC123356262 gene encoding alanyl-tRNA editing protein Aarsd1-like isoform X1 — protein sequence MVFQCQRDSWARQFTTRVASCRPAELPAEGGAKETLRGFHVVLEDTILFPEGGGQPDDRGLIADIPVLRVTRQGPAAVHFVQTPLEPGSEVLLTVDWDRRFDHMQQHSGQHLITALADLMFGFKTTSWELGHQRTVIELDTPSVTAEQVEALEKNVNEKIRARIPVVVREHSEDDPEIETVRRRGLPENHTGPVRIISIEGIDDNMCCGTHVSNLSDLQVIKLLGTEKGKKNKTNLVFLAGNRVLKSVERSHSIEKALTSLLKNGAEEHVEAVKRLQNSVKLLQKNNLNLLRDLAVLTAQNFKSNPGRVFVLHRKDGDSEFMNIIANEIGTEDTLLFLTVGDEKAAGLFLLAGPSEVVEKLGPRVAELLEGKGAGKRDRFQGKATRMSRRAEVQALLQDFIGHQTLEE from the exons ATGGTGTTCCAGTGCCAGAGGGACAGCTGGGCCCGGCAG TTCACCACCAGGGTCGCGTCGTGCCGCCCCGCGGAGCTGCCGGCCGAAGGCGGCGCGAAGGAGACGCTGCGGGGCTTCCACGTGGTGCTGGAGGACACGATTCTCTTCCCCGAGGGCGGGGGCCAG CCCGACGACCGGGGACTCATCGCCGACATCCCCGTGCTCCGCGTGACCCGGCAGGGCCCGGCCGCTGTCCACTTCGTGCAGACGCCGCTGGAGCCGGGCAGCGAGGTGCTGCTGACGGTGGACTGGGACCGGCGGTTTGACCACATGCAGCAGCACTCAG GGCAGCATCTCATCACTGCCCTTGCAGATCTGATGTTTGGATTCAAAACAACTTCATG GGAGCTAGGCCATCAGCGCACTGTCATCGAGCTGGACACACCTTCGGTGACAGCAGAACAGGTGGAGGCTCTAGAGAAGAATGTGAATGAGAAGATCCGGGCCCGTATTCCTGTGGTGGTGAGGGAGCACTCTGAGGATGACCCAGAGATTGAGACG GTGAGACGCCGCGGTCTGCCCGAGAACCACACAGGGCCAGTGCGTATCATAAGCATCGAGGGCATAGACGACAACATGTGCTGCGGGACTCACGTCTCCAACTTAAGTGACCTGCAG GTTATTAAGCTCCTTGgcacagaaaagggaaaaaagaacaaaaccaacTTGGTCTTTCTGGCAGGAAATAGAGTACTGAAGTCTGTCGAGCGAAGTCACAGCATCGAGAAGGCACTAACCTCGCTGCTTAA AAATGgagcagaggagcacgtggaggCTGTGAAGAGGCTGCAGAATTCTGTGAAGCTGCTTCAGAAG AACAACTTGAACTTGCTTAGAGACCTCGCTGTTTTGACAGCACAGAACTTCAAAAGCAATCCAGGCCGAGTGTTTGTGTTGCACAG GAAAGACGGTGACTCTGAGTTCATGAATATCATCGCCAATGAGATCGGGACAGAG GACACCCTGCTCTTCCTGACTGTGGGAGACGAGAAGGCAGCTGGGCTCTTCCTCCTGGCTGGGCCCAGTGAAGTGGTTGAAAAATTAGGCCCCAG AGTGGCGGAACTGCTGGAAGGCAAAGGAGCCGGGAAACGGGACCGCTTCCAAGGCAAGGCGACCAGGATGAGCAGGCGAGCAGAGGTGCAGGCCCTGCTCCAGGACTTCATTGGCCACCAGACCCTGGAGGAGTAA
- the LOC123356263 gene encoding glucose-6-phosphatase catalytic subunit 1-like, protein MDLLHSAGVQVVQYLQENYQGSQDWFLFISFAADLKTTFFIFFPIWFHLCEAVGVELIWVAVIGDWLNLVFKWILFGQRPYWWVHETDYYGNASTPVIQQFLLTCETGPGSPSGHTMGSAGVCYVMVTALLPCARGTRHGSCAARCRRSLLWLVFWAVQVCVCLSRVFLAAHFPHQVIAGVISGMAVAEAFRHIPSIYNASLRRYLGTTLFLFSFALGFYLLLKALGVDLLWSVEKAKRWCDRPEWIHIETTPFAGLLRNLGILFGLGLALNSQMYLESCKGKMGQQLPFRLSCIAASLLVLHLFDSFDLPTDRELLFYVLSFCKSAAAHLCAVALIPYCIAQVLRRGDKKIL, encoded by the exons ATGGACCTGCTGCACAGTGCTGGGGTGCAGGTGGTGCAGTACCTGCAGGAGAACTACCAGGGCTCCCAGGACTGGTTCCTCTTCATCTCCTTCGCTGCCGACCTTAAAACCACCTTCTTCATCTTCTTCCCCATCTGGTTCCACCTCTGCGAGGCAGTGGGCGTCGAGCTGATCTGGGTGGCCGTGATCGGGGACTGGCTCAACCTGGTCTTTAAGTG GATCCTCTTTGGGCAGAGACCCTACTGGTGGGTCCATGAGACCGATTACTATGGCAACGCCTCTACCCCTGTGATCCAGCAGTTCCTCCTCACCTGTGAGACCGGCCCAG GAAGCCCCTCAGGCCACACCATGGGTTCTGCTGGAGTCTGCTACGTCATGGTGACTGCCCTGCTGCCCTGCGCCCGGGGCACCCGGCACGGATCCTGTGCAGCCAG GTGCCGCCGCAGCCTCCTGTGGCTTGTGTTCTGGGCCGTGCAGGTCTGCGTCTGCTTGTCCCGAGTCTTCCTAGCTGCTCACTTCCCCCACCAGGTGATCGCAGGTGTCATCTCAG GCATGGCAGTGGCTGAAGCTTTCCGGCACATCCCCTCCATCTACAACGCCAGTCTCCGGAGGTACCTGGGCACCACCCTCTTCCTCTTCAGCTTCGCCCTGGGCTTCTACCTGCTGCTGAAGGCTCTCGGCGTTGACCTGCTGTGGTCAGTGGAGAAAGCCAAGAGGTGGTGTGACCGGCCGGAGTGGATCCACATTGAAACCACCCCCTTCGCCGGCCTCCTCAGGAACCTGGGCATCCTGttcgggctggggctggccctcAACTCCCAGATGTACCTGGAGAGCtgcaaagggaaaatgggccaGCAGCTGCCCTTCCGCCTGAGCTGCATCGCGGCCTCGCTCCTCGTCCTGCACCTCTTCGACTCCTTCGACCTCCCCACGGACAGAGAGCTCCTGTTCTACGTCCTGTCCTTCTGCAAGAGCGCCGCTGCCCACCTGTGTGCTGTGGCTCTCATCCCCTACTGCATCGCCCAGGTGCTCAGGAGGGGCGACAAGAAGATCCTGTAG
- the LOC123356212 gene encoding glucose-6-phosphatase catalytic subunit 1-like yields MAVAEAFRHIPSIYNASLRRYLGTTLFLFSFALGFYLLLKALGVDLLWSVEKAKRWCDRPEWIHIDTTPFAGLLRNLGILFGLGLALNSQMYLESCKGKMGQQLPFRLSCIAASLLVLHLFDSFKPPTKVELLFYVLSFCKSAAVPVAAAGLIPYCVARLIRRQEEKVL; encoded by the coding sequence ATGGCAGTGGCTGAAGCTTTCCGGCACATCCCCTCCATCTACAACGCCAGTCTCCGGAGGTACCTGGGCACCACCCTCTTCCTCTTCAGCTTCGCCCTGGGCTTCTACCTGCTGCTGAAGGCTCTCGGCGTTGACCTGCTGTGGTCAGTGGAGAAAGCCAAGAGGTGGTGTGACCGGCCGGAGTGGATCCACATTGACACCACCCCCTTCGCCGGCCTCCTCAGGAACCTGGGCATCCtgtttgggctggggctggccctcAACTCCCAGATGTACCTGGAGAGCtgcaaagggaaaatgggccaGCAGCTGCCCTTCCGCCTGAGCTGCATCGCGGCCTCGCTCCTCGTCCTGCACCTCTTCGACTCCTTCAAGCCTCCCACCAAGGTGGAGTTGCTGTTTTACGTCCTGTCCTTCTGCAAGAGCGCGGCCGTGCCCGTGGCTGCTGCCGGCCTCATCCCCTACTGCGTCGCCCGGCTCATCAGGAGGCAGGAGGAAAAGGTTTTATGA
- the LOC123356213 gene encoding glucose-6-phosphatase catalytic subunit 1-like, with protein sequence METGMDFIHSSGVQMTRYLQENYQGSQGWFLFISFAADLRNTFFILFPIWFHLCEAVGVELIWVAVIGDWLNLVFKWILFGQRPYWWVRETGYYGNTSSPVIQQFPVTCETGPGSPSGHAMGSAGVCYVMVMALLSTLRRRRRSPFQQQ encoded by the exons atggagacaggaATGGATTTTATACACAGCTCTGGAGTCCAAATGACTCGCTACCTGCAGGAGAACTACCAGGGCTCCCAGGGCTGGTTCCTCTTCATCTCCTTCGCTGCCGACCTCAGAAACACCTTCTTCATCCTCTTCCCCATCTGGTTCCACCTCTGCGAGGCAGTGGGCGTCGAGCTGATCTGGGTGGCCGTGATTGGGGACTGGCTCAACCTGGTCTTTAAGTG GATTCTCTTTGGGCAGCGACCCTACTGGTGGGTCCGTGAGACTGGCTACTATGGCAACACTTCCAGCCCTGTGATCCAGCAGTTCCCTGTCACCTGTGAGACCGGCCCAG GCAGCCCCTCTGGCCATGCCATGGGCTCAGCTGGAGTGTGCTACGTGATGGTGATGGCTCTGCTTAGCACCCTGCGTCGGCGCCGGAGATCCCCCTTCCAGCAGCAGTAA